The DNA segment AGAAGTAGACAAAATCGAAATTCCAAGCCCGTCTCTCACCCTAGGTATTTCCTTGGATGAAACATACACTCTAAGTCCAGGTTTGCTTACACGTTCGATTCCTCTAATCACAGCAACACCTTTGTGATCATATTTTAGAAAAACTCTGACAGATTCTTTATGACCATCTTCCACAAACATAAAATCTTTAATATACCGTTCTTCACGCAAAACAAACGCGATGCGTTTTTTGGAAGCAGACGAA comes from the Candidatus Neomarinimicrobiota bacterium genome and includes:
- the rpsH gene encoding 30S ribosomal protein S8 — its product is MSMSDPIADMLTRIRNGLAVNKRWVDIPSSASKKRIAFVLREERYIKDFMFVEDGHKESVRVFLKYDHKGVAVIRGIERVSKPGLRVYVSSKEIPRVRDGLGISILSTSQGVVSNKIAKKINVGGEILCNVW